The Penicillium oxalicum strain HP7-1 chromosome VI, whole genome shotgun sequence genome window below encodes:
- a CDS encoding Translation factor guf1: protein MQGCWQFARWLRRVSCSQTASLSSRGGFGLPRSTRFFSTSAAWNARAKPSSSSPDTDLEKRIAAIPLERYRNFCIVAHVDHGKSTLSDRLLELTGTIKPGMNKQVLDKLDVERERGITVKAQTCTMIYNHQGEDYLLHLVDTPGHVDFRAEVSRSYASCGGALLLVDASQGVQAQTVANFYLAFAQGLELIPVINKVDLPSADPERALEQMKNSFELDTENAVQVSAKTGLNVEAVLPKVIEKVPAPVGDSKKPLRMLLVDSWYDSYRGVILLVRIFDVEVRPGQQLVSLVTGLKYYVGEVGIMYPLETPQTVLRAGQVGYIYFNPGMKRSQEAKIGDTYTRVGGEKQVELLPGFEEPKSMVFVAVYPMNADHFEHLEDSINQLILNDRSITMQKESSEALGAGFRMGFLGTLHCSVFEDRLRQEHGASIIITPPSVPVKVVWKDGTEDIITNPAKFPDDDSVRLKVAEVQEPYVLATITFPDEYLGKVIELCEANRGEQQSIEYFTSSQVILKYELPLAHLVDDFFGKLKGNTKGYASLDYEESAWRAGNIAKLQLLVNKVPVDAVARIMHMSQVQYQGRQWVTKFKQHVDRQLFEIVIQAAVGKKIVARETIKPYRKDVLAKLHASDVSRRRKLLEKQKEGRKRLRAVGNVVIEHKAFQAFLAK, encoded by the exons ATGCAAGGATGCTGGCAATTTGCTCGCTGGCTGCGCAGGGTGTCATGCAGTCAGACTGCGAGCCTTTCCTCTCGCGGCGGCTTTGGCCTGCCTAGAAGCACGCGATTTTTCTCGACTTCCGCGGCGTGGAACGCTAGAGCAAAACCCTCTTCCAGCTCCCCAGATACCGATCTTGAAAAGCGGATCGCTGCGATCCCCCTCGAACGGTACCGCAACTTCTGTATTGTTGCCCACGTGGATCATGGAAAAAGTACACTTTCCGACCGATTGCTGGAACTTACGGGCACCATCAAACCCGGCATGAATAAACAGGTGCTTGACAAGCTGGATGTGGAGCGTGAGCGTGGAATCACGGTTAAGGCACAGACGTGCACTATGATATACAACCACCAAGGCGAGGACTACTTATTGCATCTGGTTGATACCCCGGGCCATGTGGATTTCCGCGCGGAGGTGTCGCGCAGTTATGCCAGCTGCGGCGGTGCCTTGCTTCTCGTCGATGCTAGTCAAGGTGTCCAGGCTCAGACGGTTGCCAATTTCTACCTGGCTTTTGCGCAGGGACTCGAGTTGATTCCGGTCATCAACAAGGTGGACTTGCCGTCAGCTGACCCGGAGCGGGCTCTGGAGCAGATGAAGAACTCATTTGAGCTGGATACCGAGAATGCTGTGCAGGTATCTGCAAAGACGGGTCTCAATGTCGAAGCAGTTTTGCCCAAGGTGATTGAGAAAGTGCCAGC TCCGGTCGGTGATAGCAAAAAGCCCCTTCGAATGCTCCTCGTGGACTCCTGGTACGACTCATACAGAGGTGTCATTTTGCTGGTACGAATTTTCGACGTTGAAGTTCGTCCGGGTCAGCAATTGGTCTCTCTCGTCACGGGTCTGAAATACTATGTCGGTGAAGTTGGTATCATGTACCCTCTCGAGACACCTCAGACTGTGCTTCGAGCGGGTCAAGTGGGCTATATCTACTTCAATCCTGGTATGAAGCGTAGTCAGGAGGCTAAGATTGGCGACACATATACTCGGGTTGGGGGTGAGAAGCAGGTCGAGCTGTTGCCCGGCTTTGAGGAGCCCAAATCGATGGTCTTCGTGGCGGTCTATCCCATGAATGCGGACCACTTTGAACATCTGGAAGACAGCATCAACCAGCTGATTCTCAATGATCGCAGTATCACCATGCAAAAGGAGTCATCGGAGGCGCTGGGTGCGGGCTTTCGCATGGGCTTCTTGGGCACTCTTCATTGTTCTGTTTTCGAGGATCGTCTCCGCCAGGAACACGGCGCCAGCATCATTATCACTCCCCCCTCGGTCCCCGTCAAAGTGGTGTGGAAGGATGGCACCGAAGATATTATCACCAACCCTGCTAAATTCCCCGACGACGATAGCGTTCGTTTGAAGGTTGCCGAAGTACAGGAGCCATACGTTCTGGCCACCATCACGTTCCCGGACGAGTATCTCGGCAAAGTGATCGAACTCTGCGAAGCCAACCGGGGCGAGCAACAGAGCATTGAGTACTTCACTTCTAGCCAAGTGATTCTCAAATATGAACTGCCATTGGCTCACCTGGTGGATGACTTTTTCGGTAAACTGAAAGGCAACACGAAGGGCTATGCTAGTCTGGACTATGAGGAGTCCGCCTGGCGTGCGGGCAATATTGCCAAGCTGCAGCTTTTGGTCAACAAAGTCCCCGTTGACGCCGTTGCTCGAATTATGCATATGAGTCAGGTGCAATACCAGGGTCGACAGTGGGTCACCAAGTTCAAGCAGCACGTGGACCGACAACTCTTTGAGATTGTGATTCAAGCCGCTGTAGGCAAGAAGATCGTGGCCCGTGAGACCATCAAGCCTTATCGCAAGGACGTGTTGGCCAAATTACATGCCAGTGATGTGAGTCGTCGACGCAAACTTTtggagaagcaaaaggagGGCCGCAAGAGGCTTCGTGCGGTTGGAAATGTTGTGATCGAGCACAAGGCTTTCCAGGCTTTCTTGGCCAAGTGA
- a CDS encoding Porphobilinogen deaminase — protein MAAVPTPSDAPLRIGTRRSNLAVVQAEGIRDKLQKLVPGRSFEIVTLRPLGDRDKTTALYEMGVKNLWTFELEEKLVSGELDLVVHCLKDMPTALPETCELASIPTRDDPRDALIVKAGLPYTSLSTLPDGAVVGTSSVRRSAQLQRIYPSLKFANLRGNVETRLAKVDDPESEYTCMIMSAAGLQRVNLGHRINEYLQSSTGGMYHAVGQGALGLEIRRGDTKMHELLNQLADHQSTLACLAERSLLRTLEGGCSVPVGVETEWVESDTLHMRSIVVSLDGSESVREHVEARLSTAEEAELLGQQLAAKLVKAGAQTILDTIVINRPAKE, from the exons ATGGCGGCAGTACCAACGCCGAGCGATGCGCCTCTTCGTATCGGAACCCGGCGCTCCAATCTGGCCGTGGTGCAGGCGGAGGGAATCCGAGACAAGCTTCAAAAACTAGTACCGGGTCGATCCTTTGAAATCGTCACATTGCGGCCGCTCGGCGACCGGGACAAGACCACGGCTTTGTACGAAATGGGGGTGAAAAATCTCTGGACTtttgagctggaagagaagCTGGTCTCGGGCGAGCTGGATCTCGTCGTACATTGCCTCAAGG ATATGCCCACGGCCTTACCCGAGACCTGCGAACTTGCCTCTATTCCGACTCGAGATGACCCTCGTGATGCCCTGATCGTCAAGGCAGGTCTGCCTTACACCAGCTTGAGTACTCTGCCCGACGGCGCCGTTGTAGGCACATCGTCCGTTCGTCGCTCCGCTCAGCTGCAACGAATCTACCCTAGCTTGAAGTTTGCCAACCTTCGCGGTAATGTGGAAACCCGACTGGCCAAGGTGGACGATCCTGAGAGCGAGTACACGTGCATGATCATGTCCGCTGCCGGTCTGCAACGTGTGAACCTGGGCCACCGAATCAATGAGTATCTGCAGTCCAGCACTGGGGGCATGTATCACGCCGTGGGCCAGGGAGCTCTGGGCCTTGAGATTCGGAGAGGTGATACCAAGATGCACGAACTGCTCAATCAACTGGCTGACCATCAATCAACGTTGGCCTGTCTAGCTGAGCGGTCCCTCCTCAGAACGTTGGAAGGCGGTTGTAGTGTCCCCGTCGGCGTAGAGACGGAGTGGGTTGAGTCTGATACGCTGCATATGCGCAGTATCGTTGTCAGCCTGGATGGTTCGGAAAGCGTCCGCGAGCATGTTGAGGCGCGATTGAGTACCGCGGAAGAAGCCGAATTGCTGGGCCAGCAACTGGCAGCCAAGCTAGTCAAGGCGGGTGCGCAAACAATCTTAGACACGATTGTTATAAACCGACCGGCCAaagaatga
- a CDS encoding putative mitochondrial 2-oxodicarboxylate carrier: MQLGSSVVLRTTQVLADGRFRDKHRLLPTPTPAPANPHPQSSANLRIAVSGLNCFSSTSHPPSLRPEPSPLLLLPPPHTPLSRFPSLSIVDSVVRRSPIMSDKAQQPLPFVYQFAAGAVAGVSELIVLPARTDSGDVRLHCSTLPLLTIDEKLAPQANGFWLLLLLLRLFVYYFRMIVNMKALSGTHWMSSRPEFNFKPDLRSPVVNTTMACWTASARSSSKKGRFQYMPLSRRGSAALSLSLFRSFALSQRVSCSSADRAHSFSRLYRGISAPILMEAPKRATKFAANDSWGSFYRNLFGVQKQNQSLAVLTGATAGATEAFVVVPFELVKIRLQDKASAGKYNGMMDVVKKIVQQEGPLAMYNGLESTLWRHILWNAGYFGCIFQVRAQLPPAEPGNKAQQTRNDLIAGTIGGIAGTLLNTPMDVVKSRIQNTTKVPGQIPKYNWAWPALGTVMKEEGFGALYKGFIPKVLRLGPGGGILLVVFTGVMDFFRKMRDE; encoded by the exons ATGCAGCTTGGCTCCAGTGTGGTGCTCCGTACTACCCAAGTCCTGGCTGACGGTCGCTTCCGGGACAAGCACCGACTCTTACCGACACCGACACCGGCGCCCGCAAATCCGCACCCGCAATCATCTGCGAATCTCCGAATTGCTGTGTCAGGCCTGAATTgcttctcttccacttctcatcctccctcCCTTCGTCCTGAgccctctcccctcctcctccttcctcctccccacACCCCTCTCTCCCGCTTTCCGTCCCTCTCCATCGTCGACTCCGTG GTCCGCCGGTCGCCCATCATGTCTGACAAGGCGCAACAACCCCTTCCTTTTGTCTACCAGTTCGCCGCAGGCGCCGTGGCTGGTGTCTCGGAG CTAATCGTCCTCCCCGCACGGACAGATTCTGGTGATGTACGACTCCATTGCTCGACGCTCCCTCTTTTGACCATTGACGAGAAACTCGCACCACAAGCCAATGGCTTCTGGTTGCTTCTTCTACTTCTTCGTCTCTTTGTTTACTACTTCCGGATGATCGTTAACATGAAGGCGCTGTCAGGTACCCATTGGATGTCGTCAAGACCCGAGT TCAACTTCAAACCGGACCTGCGGTCCCCGGTGGTGAACACTACAATGGCATGCTGGACTGCTTccgcaagatcatcaagcaagAAGGGTAGGTTCCAATACATGCCCCTTTCCCGGCGAGGCTCcgctgctctctctctctctctctttcgctcTTTCGCTCTTTCTCAACGCGTCTCATGCTCATCCGCGGATCGCGCCCACAGTTTCTCTCGTCTGTACCGTGGTATCTCTGCCCCGATTCTGATGGAGGCGCCTAAGCGTGCGACCAAGTTTGCCGCCAACGACAGCTGGGGTTCTTTCTACCGCAATCTCTTCGGTGTTCAGAAGCAGAATCAGAGCTTGGCTGTGCTCACGGGTGCCACCGCTGGTGCCACGGAGGCTTTCGTGGTCGTTCCCTTTGAGTTGGTCAAGATTCGTCTGCAAGACAAGGCCTCCGCGGGCAAGTACAATGGCATGATGGacgtggtgaagaagatcgtCCAGCAAGAGGGCCCTCTCGCCATGTACAACGGTCTGGAGTCGACCCTGTGGCGTCACATTCTGTGGAACGCTGGTTACTTTGGCTGTATCTTCCAGGTCCGTGCCCAGCTGCCCCCGGCCGAGCCTGGCAACAAGGCACAGCAGACCCGCAATGACTTGATTGCCGGTACCATCGGTGGTATCGCCGGTACTCTTCTCAACACACCCATGGATGTGGTCAAGTCTCGTATCCAGAACACCACCAAGGTCCCCGGTCAGATTCCCAAGTACAACTGGGCCTGGCCCGCGTTGGGAACCGTCATGAAGGAGGAGGGCTTCGGAGCCCTGTACAAGGGATTCATCCCCAAGGTGCTTCGTCTGGGTCCCGGTGGAGGTATTCTCCTGGTCGTTTTCACCGGAGTGATGGACTTTTTCCGCAAGATGCGCGATGAATAG